In the genome of Campylobacter sp. MG1, one region contains:
- a CDS encoding ATP-binding cassette domain-containing protein yields MDMNEICLKYSFKDFTIDATISLKESEIVALFGDSGSGKSTILRLLAGLLGDGILPKNELAFLFQDCTLFSNFNVYENLLYSNTKTLFDDLKIIFSRSKANEYYDELLNLAGLSDKKFANLKTLSGGEKQRLALICALSKKAKYILLDEPLSALDDTNKIALINLIKKINSTYKCTIILVSHSCFEIYSLASRVYMIHNGKTIKCLNRQEFYNEKIKNNELICKI; encoded by the coding sequence ATGGATATGAATGAAATTTGCTTAAAATATAGTTTCAAAGATTTTACTATAGATGCTACGATTAGTTTAAAAGAAAGTGAAATCGTAGCACTATTTGGAGATAGTGGAAGTGGAAAAAGCACGATTTTAAGATTACTTGCTGGACTTTTAGGTGATGGAATTTTACCTAAAAATGAACTTGCTTTTTTATTCCAAGATTGCACTTTATTTTCAAATTTTAATGTGTATGAGAATTTGCTTTATTCTAATACTAAGACTTTATTTGATGATTTAAAAATTATTTTTTCAAGGTCAAAGGCGAATGAATATTATGATGAATTATTAAATTTGGCAGGTTTAAGTGATAAGAAATTTGCAAATTTGAAGACACTAAGTGGCGGAGAAAAACAACGCTTAGCATTAATTTGTGCTTTAAGTAAAAAAGCAAAATATATATTACTTGATGAGCCATTAAGTGCTTTAGATGATACTAATAAAATTGCTTTAATAAATTTAATTAAAAAAATTAATTCTACATATAAATGCACAATAATTTTAGTTTCACATTCTTGTTTTGAAATTTATTCTTTAGCAAGTCGTGTTTATATGATACACAATGGTAAAACCATAAAATGCTTAAATAGGCAAGAATTTTATAATGAAAAAATAAAAAATAATGAGTTGATATGCAAGATTTAG
- the modB gene encoding molybdate ABC transporter permease subunit has translation MQDLEPIFLSLKLSFICAFVLFILCLYPAFYCARNDFFAKKFIISVVSLPLVLPPTVLGFYLLVFLSPNNFLGEFLAKYDIKLVFNFQALVIASLIYSLPFMFNPLYTAFKALPNNLFDRAKLLEKSIPNIIFRLSLPLIFPSLISAFIMTFAHTMGEFGVVMMIGGSITGETKVASIAVYEALENIDYTRAHEISIIMLLISFAFLLPLQYIKNK, from the coding sequence ATGCAAGATTTAGAACCAATTTTTTTATCATTAAAATTATCTTTTATTTGTGCTTTTGTTTTATTTATTTTATGTTTATATCCAGCATTTTATTGTGCTAGAAATGATTTTTTTGCTAAGAAATTTATAATTAGTGTTGTATCATTGCCATTAGTTTTACCACCTACTGTTTTAGGATTTTATCTTTTGGTTTTTTTAAGCCCTAATAATTTTTTGGGTGAATTTTTAGCAAAATATGATATTAAATTAGTTTTTAATTTTCAAGCTTTAGTTATAGCATCTTTAATTTATTCTTTACCATTTATGTTTAATCCTTTATATACAGCATTTAAGGCCTTGCCTAATAATTTATTTGATAGGGCAAAATTATTAGAAAAATCTATACCTAATATTATTTTTCGTCTTTCATTACCATTAATTTTTCCTAGTTTAATTAGTGCTTTTATTATGACATTTGCTCATACTATGGGTGAATTTGGAGTTGTTATGATGATAGGTGGAAGTATTACAGGTGAGACTAAAGTAGCATCAATCGCTGTTTATGAAGCGTTAGAAAATATTGATTATACAAGAGCGCATGAGATTAGTATTATAATGCTTTTAATATCATTTGCTTTTCTTTTACCACTTCAATATATTAAAAATAAATGA